In Hippoglossus hippoglossus isolate fHipHip1 chromosome 24, fHipHip1.pri, whole genome shotgun sequence, a single genomic region encodes these proteins:
- the wdcp gene encoding WD repeat and coiled-coil-containing protein: MDLGKAKLLRTGLNTLHQAIHPVHGIAWTDGKQVCLTSLYFINGEVKFGDTNVIGQFEHVFGLFWGPLCCSDSPALLAVQHKKHVTVWQLQLSALEQNKLLCTQTCEMSEPFPLLSQGCVWHPKVDILAVLTKRDASVLFSVRVDNRRIKADIKGSGLIHCACWTKDGTRLVVSIGSALHSYIWNDIQKSLVACSFCPIFDVGGYICAIESTAEAQVAVATELPLDKICGLNAGMAFDMPPEPGSPQSPHAVRPDDDSLLDARRRSFESERSYIPSSGPLDLTHLLSRHRRSDPSPLIHLRRRDTLTGSGQDSSHLILVTYERKVTTTRKVSIPGILVPDIFAFDPRGSTVAVASNTCNMVLVYCITASAMPNIQQISLQTNERPKGVCFLSDKMLLLMVGRQKSNDPAFLPSSNTDKYILRLEAKELMLNEETPNTPPPSTHNHECPANFFAGIRRLSENSKYDRERTGIKDLVLPGGGVLRSPRNRRKLVEEVRSSEPSPVTSSVDLSDRASDIAISSASSITVENFDMDHINRMTNLAVAGQASRDSSRASSPRFEPSDKLHAEQTLPMLEKPPGPVKERALEQLGNNMERLFTRFADVQQCLTEIRDYTQNGKKALTVYPNASEPPYANVTCQKQLSENVFIDERRPVLLCDGRLCLRTLQDLFNLTIVEMMYGPLWIVLVADADGFVPLTFKPKEELTVRNGKRKMNLRTPSSPETSCPSSPGPGLNPSTYPEAST; this comes from the exons ATGGATCTTGGTAAGGCAAAGCTGCTTAGGACGGGTCTCAACACCCTGCACCAAGCCATTCACCCCGTGCATGGGATAGCATGGACGGACGGCAAGCAGGTCTGCCTGACTTCTCTCTACTTCATCAATGGCGAGGTGAAGTTCGGGGACACCAACGTCATAGGACAGTTTGAGCACGTCTTCGGGCTCTTCTGGGGCCCGCTGTGCTGCTCCGACTCCCCAGCCTTGCTGGCTGTTCAGCACAAGAAGCATGTCACCGTGTGGCAGCTCCAGCTCAGCGCCCTCGAGCAGAACAAGCTGCTGTGCACTCAAACCTGCGAGATGAGCGAGCCTTTCCCCTTACTCTCACAGGGCTGTGTGTGGCATCCTAAAGTGGACATTCTGGCCGTGCTCACCAAGAGGGACGCGTCTGTGCTGTTTTCTGTCAGGGTGGACAACAGGAGAATCAAAGCCGACATCAAAGGTAGCGGACTCATCCACTGTGCATGCTGGACTAAGGATGGTACACGCCTGGTGGTGTCTATCGGCAGTGCTCTGCACTCTTACATCTGGAACGACATCCAGAAGAGTTTGGTGGCCTGCTCTTTCTGCCCAATCTTCGATGTGGGAGGCTACATATGTGCCATCGAGTCCACAGCTGAGGCACAAGTCGCTGTGGCCACAGAGCTACCTCTGGACAAAATCTGTGGATTAAATGCAGGCATGGCATTCGATATGCCGCCAGAGCCAGGGTCCCCGCAAAGCCCACATGCTGTGAGGCCAGATGACGACAGCCTTCTGGACGCGAGACGGAGATCCTTTGAATCTGAGCGGTCCTACATCCCCAGCTCAGGCCCTCTGGACCTCACCCACCTCCTGTCAAGGCACCGTCGCTCTGACCCCAGCCCGCTCATCCACCTGCGACGCAGAGACACGTTGACAGGCTCTGGACAGGACTCCTCACACCTCATCCTGGTCACATATGAGCGCAAAGTCACTACCACCCGCAAGGTCAGCATCCCTGGGATTCTGGTCCCAGACATCTTTGCTTTCGACCCGCGTGGTTCCACAGTTGCGGTGGCCTCCAACACCTGCAACATGGTGCTTGTGTACTGCATCACAGCCTCTGCAATGCCGAACATTCAGCAGATCTCGCTGCAGACGAATGAGAGGCCTAAAGGAGTCTGCTTCCTCAGTGACAAGATGTTGCTGTTGATGGTGGGCAGGCAGAAGTCCAACGACCCTGCATTCCTCCCGTCTTCTAACACAGATAAATACATTCTCCGTCTAGAAGCCAAAGAGTTGATGCTCAATGAAGAGACTCCAAATACACCACCCCCCTCCACCCACAACCATGAGTGTCCTGCTAATTTCTTCGCTGGGATTAGGAGGCTCTCTGAGAACTCCAAGTACGACAGGGAGCGCACAGGGATAAAGGACTTGGTGTTGCCTGGAGGGGGAGTACTTCGATCGCCAAGGAACAGGCGGAAGCTAGTGGAGGAGGTTAGGAGCAGCGAGCCCAGCCCCGTCACCAGCTCCGTGGACCTCTCTGACCGAGCATCAGACATAGCCATCTCCAGTGCCTCCTCCATCACCGTGGAGAACTTCGACATGGACCACATCAACCGCATGACCAACCTGGCAGTGGCCGGCCAGGCCAGCAGGGACTCCAGCCGGGCCAGCTCTCCTCGCTTCGAGCCGTCGGACAAGCTCCATGCCGAGCAGACGCTGCCCATGCTCGAGAAGCCGCCGGGTCCCGTCAAGGAGCGTGCGCTGGAGCAGCTCGGCAACAACATGGAGAGGCTTTTTACTCGCTTTGCAGACGTTCAGCAGTGCCTGACAGAAATCAGAGATTACACCCAGAATGGAAAGAAGGCCCTGACCGTCTACCCCAATGCCTCTGAACCCCCCTACGCCAATGTCACATGTCAG AAGCAGTTGTCAGAAAATGTGTTCATTGATGAGCGGAGGCCAGTGCTGCTGTGTGACGGGAGGCTTTGTCTGCGCACCCTCCAAGACCTCTTCAACCTAACCATAGTGGAGATGATGTATG GTCCACTGTGGATTGTACTTGTGGCAGACGCAGATGGCTTTGTGCCCCTGACGTTCAAGCCCAAAGAGGAGCTCACGGTGCGGAACGGGAAGCGAAAAATGAACCTGCGGACTCCCTCGAGTCCAGAGACCTCTTGCCCATCCAGTCCGGGCCCCGGCTTAAACCCCAGCACATACCCAGAGGCCTCGACGTAG